The Hypomesus transpacificus isolate Combined female chromosome 6, fHypTra1, whole genome shotgun sequence genomic interval ACCCAGGACTGCCTGTTGCACCCCTCGCTCCTCACCATCCGCTACCTCACTGAAGTCAACCTGCCAGGTACGTCTGTCCACAAAACACATTCGGTTCATCCTGTGGTTGGGGTTACCACTGCTGTGATGCTGAATAATTGTGGCATTGCATTGAAGTGAGATTGAGTATTCGTTCTGCACGGTCATTTCCTTCCACAGCCAGGCATTCCATTCTCAACACTTCCGGCGCGGACGCGTTGGTCACTATCGTCTACATGTCTGTTCTTTTGGTCCTCAGATGAGCTACAGGACTTTGTGTGCCGGGTGATAGAACAGGCTGGGATGGAGGACGAGGCCTTTCACAGCTTCAGACCCATGAAGTCCACatgtcttctccctctctacGACGTCCAGGCTGCGGCCCTGGTCCTCGTCACCATGAAACTCCTCTTCAAATTGGACGACAGAAGAGAATGGTAATCAGATATGTGTATCTGCTAAAGTGAAGGTTTTCCTGCATGTAATGTAACTGTTTAACTGACCCTTTTCCATCATCTGCATCTTAATCTTTAGGGATCTGGCAAACACTGCCAGTGACATGAATAAGGAAACTCCAGGTAAATATTTGGTCTTATTTTGTTCCTAGATTAGCGATGCACACTATATGATAATGCTCTGCTGGATGTGGTCACGTCATTGCAAACCTCAACAAGACTCATCGGTGCACATTTGAAAAAGCACTGAATGAGAATGGATCTAGATTATTGACAAAATGTGTCAAATATCATATTTTTCTTAACTGACATCCAGCTGAGGGTGTGACGCTTTGTAAGGTTTGGTGGAATGTTGCATGCACTGTTTGACTGCATTCCCCAGCTCTGACTGCCCCATCCTCCCGAAGAATGATTTAGAACCCTGTTCATCCCTTGCGTTCTCAGACAAAGATTTGAAGAAAGTTTAAGTCATGTTTGTTCTCAAAGTCAAAAATGTTATAGAAAAATAAGTTTTGAGGGTGGTAAGATTTTGGCTAAGCAGAAATGTAAAAATGCAAGTCTCAGGTGTGCACAATTCTATCAAGTGTTAATCCGACGATTTCTCCCTTTTCACTTGTCCAACAGGGGAGAACTGCTTCAACGTAAGGAAATGGTACAAGATAGTGGAGTCTGCCCTGACCAGAGCTAgacagagacaagaggagaacATTGCTAGGTAGCAGAAAGATAAATCGACATCAATCCTTATTTGATATACTAGCAATACTATTTTTCAACTCAAACTGATATTTTTTTCTGTTATGGTTTCTCTTCAGAAAACAATGGAAGTCCCAGAAAGTTCTGTACACGTcgaaaaaaaacaaggctgttgTTCTCAAGAGAAGACGTAGGTGTTGCTCCAAAAGCCTTCAACAACCCTACATGTGACCTCAGACACCACTATTTGCATGGTTAACAGGCTGTAAAATGAACCGGAATGACCGCACTAACACTGTCCCTTTGtcagtctccctttctctcttccttcgtTCATTTTCTAACAGTAGTCTCAATTTCCAATAAAACGTCTCACCACACgtcctccatgtgtgtgtccaggtgttgcGGAGCAGCTGCAGATGACCTTCCAGAAGCTGTCTGGCTTGTCTaccagccccccaccctcctctccctccagcttctGCTTCCGCTGGGGGGACGAGGATGGGGCTGTGGACGGGCCCAGCTTGCACCAGCAGAACCTAGGCAGCCTGGTAGTGTTGCGAGATGGAGAACTCCAGCCTTCCAACTCGACATACTGGCACCCCTCCTTGAGGGTCTGCCAGGACAGGTAAGGCCTCCCTCCCTGGCCACGCAGGGCTTAAGCAGGGATAACCTGTTCTGTTCTTATATTGTCATCTCAGGGTTTACTGCCGACATAGCTGCACTGCCAGTACATATAATTATAATTCAGCTCAGGCAGTTTCTGCTTCTTTCTGTTCGCTGAGTGTGGATTCAACCGGTCATGGTATACCTTATGATGTGGTGATTTCTACAATCATTCGTTTAATGTGGGGTTTATATTGTGTGTTCACTCTTGCATGGTCAGTCTTACTCTCATTGTTATGGTTGTCTTTGAGATGCAGTGACCACTCCCTCCTAACTTGCTTCACATGGATTCTTTCAGTTTCTGGTGATGGTATGGTCCATTTGTCACCAATTAAAGGAAAACTATAATAGTAGTAATGGGCCAGATGCtgtgcagacacagacacatcataGGTATTGTGGAAGGACTTACCAAGCAAGCGATGAGAAAAGTATCAGATTATTACAATAACGTTTGTCTGTTCCACCCCAGGGGATGTAAGAGTCACTATGAAGAAGTGGAAGCCACTCTACCCAAAATGTTTGTTTGGTTGGTGCAGCTGTTCTCCTTCATCCTGAATGTCCAACCAAGCTGTGTGTATGAGGAAGTCCTGAAGGTAGAGAGACGTTTCCTCCCAAAAGTCCCAAACTAAAGTAGGAACAACGCCCAGAAAAACACTAGGtaaacaccatggaaacaaactagAAAAACAAGTTCTGGTGACTGAGGGAAGAGACTTATTGACCTAATTACTGTGTAGTTCAGATGTATTGATAGacaggttttgtgtgtgtgtgatttgctGTTGTATATATTTTGTCCTTTTGTCAAATTGAtctttgaataaaaaaatattttgacaaTTTCCCATACTTTTTCTAGTAAAAACTTTCAGTTTGTTGTTTGTGGTCACATAAACTTGCTTCTGGGCAGATGGGGGGGATAAAGATTTGGACATTTGTGACAGTGAGATGGCTATGGTTTCACTAATTATTTAGTTCCTCATTTGCATGAAAGACTTGAGACTTTTGAATACAAGTGACTCCAAAGGTGTGTCATATCATGAGACTTCGTGGGCAGCACTTTTCCCTTCGGCTTTAGAGGTTTGAGAGGCAGGTGCATTTATTTCAAAGATGAATATCTGCCCGCAAGTGTATTGACTTGGATTCAGGTGCGCTTTCCCCATGCATGATGCGGCGCGGAACAGAACTGTTTTGGGATATCTACCTGCAAACCCCGCCCCAGACTGAAGGCCTACGTCACAGAAATAATCATACCGGATCCCAGCTAAAACGGGTGAAAAAAGGTGACTAAACTTGTTCTGTCTGACACTACTGACATAAGTTGTGCCACTAGGATCTTGCCAGTTTTCATAGTGGACGGATCGGATTTACCGTTCCAACTCGAAAGTCCAGTCCGACGATCAAAATGACACAGGAGTCTGCCAAGTAAGTAATACAATGGTCCAGTAGCAACTGATGTTTGAATATGAACTACCTGTTGGTCACTGTTGGGAAGTTGTACTGTACTTGTGTTTTGTTAAATTTTTTCTTTGACTGTTTTGAGTGTGTCTTTTTGTCAAGCCAGGAAGAATTCTATTTTTAAAGCAGCGTTTACAATTTAATAATGTAATACTACTTTTGTCTGTTATTATTCTTTTTGGTATGCGTTGAACGGTCAAGTTTTAAATCcaataaatatgtttaaaaaaaactaccAACAAATTGTCGTCAGAATAATAGAGTTTCAAAGTGAGGAGACCGTCATGAGGCAGGTTGTTAGCCGAGCCCTAGCACGTGTCAGACCTGTCTCACTGGATGAGCAGGATTTGGTTTTAAGTGCTCTTCACCTtacatgtttcctctttcctctgcGCTTTCGCTCTAACACATGAACGCCAATTATTGTTGGAGTTACACACCAACCGACCTCGTTATATAGAAGATACACATTCAGCTCAGTTTTTAGGGGTCTACTCTTGGATAGATGTTGTCTCACCAGTGCCTGTCCCTGGCCTCATTGTCTGTGCAGAAAGAGGGGTGGCTTGGTGGTGCAAAGTGACCCGTCATACGATGGCCAACCCCAGGGATTCATCGAGGAAGACAATGCCTGGAGAGCCTTCCTGGAAAACCCTTTGACAGTTGCCTCCAAGGCCATGATGAGTGTGAATGGGGATGAGGACAGCGCCAATGCTCTGGGTCTCCTCTATGATTACTACAAGGTACCttgaccctcctctctctcttacggAGGGTCCAGGACCCCACGTCATTCCATCTCAATCTCAATGCTGGATCCTAAACGGCTGAATGACAAATGCTCTGTGATACAATGGTTGTTTTAGCAGTAAGGGAAACAGACATTTTAGAAACTGTATAATTACAATGTATTGCTTTTTATTTTACAACATGTGCCTAAGGACAAGCGGACTGCTGGACATCCCAAAGTAGAAGTACTCTTAGGGGATTCTGAATCAGACAAAACGTAAACCTTTTCTTTCACATGCCATAAAAAGCTATTACTGTGACATTGCGTGGCATTTAATCATTAAATGTGTCTGTAACAGTATCCGTTTTGGTACCGTCACTGCATTGTACAAGCCAAATTAATTATTGTTATTCTGACAAAGTCAAACATTTATAACACAAACATTTTGTCCTTTTCCCAGCAACTTGTCACTGCCTGTCCAGGAGTCGCCTCTGGCTATGACCACGCTGAGGAATGTCCCTCTGAGCACGGTGGTGCAGGGCATCTCTGGCAGCCACAGGAAGAAGACCCAGTTCCTGGAAACAGACGCCATGGGCTCCATCCCCTCCTACTCGGGCAGCCCTGAGAGCACCCTGCAGTCCTAcccctctctcagtctccaTGAGACCCAGGGGTCCCACTCCATCATGACCTACAGCCGCCACCTCAACCACCACCAGTATAGCTCCAGGAACCAGGACCCTGACTCCACCTACGCCGACTCATACAAGGACAATAGGATTGAGGTAGGGCTGTCTTCTGGTCACTATGAGACAGCACCACAACCACCtttcaatcagaatcagaattggtgtttattcgccatgaaagtttgcacagacaaggaatttactttggcaggagagtcTACCTAGGCATCTATTTTCGGCGCCAACcagaaaagttacagcataactGTAGGCTCCCTCCAGTCCCATGCAGTGTTATACATTCAAATGGATAGCCCTATACATTGAAGTGTATATGTTATTTAATCTTCGTACTGGACTTAGCACTAATACTGAATGTACAGTCACTTATGCAATCGCCATCAATTGTCTTTCCAGGTGTTTCCTCAGTCTGAGGAGCTGCAGCTAAGGATGGCGCCCATCTCTCCCGAGCACTACTCTCCCTACAGCACAGCCTCCAGGTAACACAAGCAAACATACATAAGCTCCAACTGTACAGCCCTGTCAACACAACCAGTAGCATCATGATGCAGCTTCTTAGAcattctgcctctttctctcttcctcctgctctctctttctcctccttccctccctcgctctctcagtCAACACTTTGAGTACATGCTGGAGGCCCCCCAGTCGCTTCGCCCTAAGCACGGTTCCACGCAGATGAGCTACCTAAACAAGGGACAGTTCTATCCCATCACTCTCAGGGATCTAGGTGGTGGAAAGGTGCCTCCCCATCAAAGTACCAGAGCAAGGGTATGATATATGAAATTcatatttgaaaatgtattttatatatgtAAATACGGTGAAAAAAGCTTGAGGTGTCTTTGCTGCGCTGAATTCAAATGTGTCTTATTTAGCAATGGTTGTCTGAGCGTTTGCTTTATGGGTTTTCAGAGTGTTGTGATGCTGGTGTTTGGAGATGAGAAGTTCACGGAAGACCAGCTCAAACACTGGCGGTACTGGCACAGCAGACAGCATACTGCCAAGCAGCGCTGCATTGATATtggtaaggacacacacacatgcatgcatacactgggCAAAGACATTTCCATGAACAGAGACAATGACTTGTTTACTTATGCTTCTTCTCTCCAGCAGAATGTAAATAATCATTTATGTGCACTGTTTGCTTTAACCAGCGGACTACAAAGAAAGCTTCCACACAATTTCCAACATTGAAGAGATTGCCTTCAATGCCATTTCCTTCACATGGGACACTAAAGGAGAAGGACGGGTGAGATAGAGGACTACCCTGTTGTGTGCTTTGTTCCACATTACAGTGTGTTGTCAAACAAAGGAAGCAGTAGCATGATTTGCCCATGAGGGGGCGCCTAACACAATGAAAAACACGTAATGCACATGAATGAGTTAGAAACACTGTCTGAAGTGCATTGTACCTGAAACGTCTAACCACATGTCCTTAACTTTCTATAAACATGATTCATGTTATATAGTGTCCTTCCTCAAAACTTGCCCATGTTACATACAAACGGTTAAATATTTCTTTTTTGCCTGGCCCTCAGATCTTTGTGTCGGTGAACTGTCTGAGTACAGACTTCTCCCCTCAGAAAGGGGTGCGGGGCCTGCCCCTTAACCTCCAGATTGACACGTACGTCTGCGGTAGCAACAGAGACAAGCCGGTACACCGGGCCTACAGCCAGATCAAGGTGTTCTGCGACAAAGGCGCCGAACGCAAAATCAGGGATGAGGACAGGAAGCAGAGTCGCAGGAAAACCAAGGCCCTTGACCCAACTTTAGCATGTAAGGAACCGGATTCAGTCAGAAATCAATTGGTTTCAAAGCCAATATCACTAGCACGTTTTATTCCTAAATATTAATATTTCATTATATGTAATTTGTTCATTAAGTTCAAATGAAAAACTTGAAATGAAAAGCAGCTGTCATTAAATAACTCCCTATATAGAAGTAAAAACCTTGTGTAGGAAATACTATCTCCGTGTTACATACTGTTCACTGAGTGCCAGCTGTAAACATCATCTGAAGACGCCTGCCTTGATGCAAAATGCAAATCCCTGCAGTCGAAACACACTGTACTAAACCTCCATACAGGCAGCTGTTCAGGACTGCACACAAATGATataccttcctcccccccccccccatagccCTGCATTGTGCGCTGCATGGGAAGCCTCCACAGGACTTTACCATGTTCAAACCCATGAGCGACATGAAGACGGAGCCTGTCCTCTTCATCCCGGACGTCCAGTACGCCAGCAGCCAGCGCCACGTAAGCCTCTGACACTGCGGCTGATTCGTTGCTTTGGTTTTTGTGTATATGCTTGTGtacatatactcacacatagacacaaacacaaataaactCACGAAACCCATTTATGGGGCCCTGCTGATGATATTGTTTTAGAGTGTCCGGTAATCGTGGAAAGGATTCATCCTTTTCATTGACGTGTCCCTCATCAggatctttgtctctctctcctcctcttgatCTCTCTTACTGTCACCTCACAGACAGGCCTATCAGAAGACACTGAAGAGAGGTGTGTGCATCTCTCCCTTTTTTTATTTCACAGGACAAAATCAAGAGCAAATCAAACTGATAAAGACAGGACAATGCTGATAACTTACTCGAAAACAGTTCACccagtatgtttgtttgtgttgttttagCCTGGGACAGAAGAGACTGCTTTACAACACAGTAGAAGACTTTGACTATTTGCAGAACAAAAGAACACGGAGAGATGAGCCAGAAAAAGGTAAAGTGAAAAGAAAGTAAGAGAATGAATTAGGGGTGGGACAGAACAATacgacaagagagaaagagggacagataAAACCAATTCTGCACCTGCTCTTTGCTGTGTTAGTAACTGTGAGGGTTTTAAGAACTTTTGCTGTGTTTAGAGAGACGTAGACTGAGGCTTCTGACTGGCGGTGGTGTGACTGCAGCTGTGGCTGCTGCTCTGGCATGCGCCCACCAACACCAGCTGACTGGGTGCATGTCAACAGAGGCCACGTGTTCGCAAAGCACTGCCCACTTTGATACAcaatacacacccacactggCTGGGCTTTCGAAGGAAACATGATCATTctcctagcctagcctagccatgTCTCTGGACTGCTTTTCActcatgtggggggggggggggttctcagaGTGATTCAAGCTTGTTTGCTGTTTTCTgttgccactctctctctcaggctcaGTCTACTTTTGGACAGGCTCTTGGCTAACTCCCTAGTCGCCAGGAGCagagcacataaacacactgatTTTGACTCCATTTTGTAGAAtgcaggggagtcaggtggcttagcggttagggagtcgggctagtaatctgaaggttgccagttcgattcccggtgaactaaatgtaattgtaaatgtaaatgcaagttAGCTGAATTTCTCTCCTATGGGTGAGAAGTGGGAGTTGTCTAACCATTGGCACCTGTGAATGTATTACTTCAAGCCATTCATAGGACAATGGAGCATATATCACCTCACATTCAACCAGGGACTTCTCTGTATACTTTCTGTCAGACCCATACAAATACGACCACTCTAGTGTAACTGTCCTGAATAAAAACTTTGTGCATATTCCTCCATTTGGACCAGTAGCAGCATAGTCTGTATTATGGCACCCAGCCCATACTGTGGGTGTAGATGTAGTATCTCACGTCTCATTTCCTCTTTTGTCTTCCACCCACAGCCCTGTAACTGTCTAtcgttctttctctctgtctctgcagtcCTTCTTTACGTCCGGAAGGAAGCAGAGGAGGTGTTTGATGCTCTGATGCTGCGGACGCCCACTCTAGCAGGACTACTGGAGGCAGTGAGTTCATTTGAAGGCTTGTCTTCTTCACTTTGCTTGGGCCTTTTAAAATGACAGGCAGTTCAGCCCAGCATCCTGTGCCACCTTGTGTCACCGGAAAAGGAGTTGTTTCCTGTTTGTGCCTGACAGGACGTGGTCGTTCATCACAATGACCACAGCCATCAATAGTGATACTGGGTGGAATGTGTTGTATTGACTGGTCCCTGCAGTTGTACTGCACCTATAATTCTAACCAGAGTATCCCCATTGTTGTCCTTGTCCCTTCAGGTAACAGAAAAATATGAGCTGCCTCTTGAGAAAATGGGAAAGGTATACAAGAGGTGCAAAAAAGGGTAAGGCTTTTGTACTCTTACAGTAGAGGACATTCCTGGGCCTCCATTATAATGGAAATCTGAGACGTTTCCCTGATTTGGACCCCTTCTATCTATCTCCTAACTAGGATCCTGGTTCACATGGACGACAACATAATCAAGCATTACTCCAATGAGGATGCCTTCCAGATCcacatggaggaggtgggggggcaggtTCTGCTGACTCTGACTGAGATTTGACCCCAGTCCGGGGTTGTGGATGTAGGCAGCATGGGCCCTATGGAGGTTGAACTCAAGTTGTCTTTCCAAGGGCCCTAAGAACAAGATTAGTCATCTGTTTACACAACTGTACAGGACCTCTTCAAAGACAATGATATGTTCTTGACGGCGGCCTGTCATATACAATGCCCTTGGATGTGCTACCtcttggaaaaaaaacaaaaaatgagaCATTTCAGGTTAATTTGACTGGTGTTCATCGGCAATGCAACATTTGGACTGTTCACGCCAACCATTTGACAGAACATTTGTGACATTAGTATAAAAGTATTCTGTGATTGAAGACTTCCGACGTGTTAAAcattgtatgtgtatgtatgtatgaatgcATATACATAGGTAATATGTGTTGTATCGTGTATAATTCTTTTCATGCAGACAATTTCACCTTGTGTTTTAGGTGAAAATGTATTGGTGTTTCATTTTTCTTGTGTCATTTGGTGTGTGGGTTTGCAAGTTTACCAATCATGTAAACTAAAGGCTAATATATGAATTGATGTGTATTTATATGTGCATAGCTGGACAATAACAGCTATATTTTTCTACTTGTGTACAGAATCTCAGTGATTCTGCATAAATACGAGAAATGCCTATCTTGCTGTGAATGTGAATTTTTTGTCAGAGAAAATGTGGTAAGGAAGTAAAAGAATACAGGAAGGGCTTGTTTAAAAATGTTGTCTTTTGAGAATAAACCATATAAATTCTTTTCAGATGCTATCTTGTACTTGAAGCCCCATCTGGGCCTACACATTGGCTATGTTCAATAGGCATCCCAAACCCCACTGCTCGAAAACATGACTTCTTATCACCTTAAGGTTAAACCTGTCCTGTTCTGTTTCTTTTCAAAACACAGTTACAGTCCTCCTGAACGACTAAAAATGTGTCAGAGTACAATATATGATCAGCCAGAAAGCAGCAAGTATGTTACCACTTGGAAGGAGCTGTAAGCCTTCTGAAGTGTCAGCAGTTTGGGCCAAACTCTGTCACCTTCAGCTCGTGGCTGTGGGCCACATTCATCCACATGTGAATTAGCGAAGCCTTGTGAAGTTTCTGTCCAGATCCATCTCCcctaactgtgtgtgcgtgtgtgtgtgtgggtgtgtgtgtgtgtgt includes:
- the taf1b gene encoding TATA box-binding protein-associated factor RNA polymerase I subunit B isoform X4, giving the protein MVCEGFQFILKHQAEALLDLGVCSYFKDDVLCKFWRMYLQKTRQAYTNNPVNTSKFKVRTQDSESDSAPESSVWSASETEEEGWTSGAGSATENSNDGLSVTSGSADASFYLTPRQRKSQRMMSMPKTLALCYLALLWAREAITLADLLRLVSEGCIPYVNAHEGFPEEMRLYGRDALIFRVESIPSHRALHKEAYTLAVFLDLPPFPPITQDCLLHPSLLTIRYLTEVNLPDELQDFVCRVIEQAGMEDEAFHSFRPMKSTCLLPLYDVQAAALVLVTMKLLFKLDDRREWDLANTASDMNKETPGENCFNVRKWYKIVESALTRARQRQEENIARKQWKSQKVLYTSKKNKAVVLKRRRVAEQLQMTFQKLSGLSTSPPPSSPSSFCFRWGDEDGAVDGPSLHQQNLGSLVVLRDGELQPSNSTYWHPSLRVCQDRGCKSHYEEVEATLPKMFVWLVQLFSFILNVQPSCVYEEVLKVERRFLPKVPN
- the taf1b gene encoding TATA box-binding protein-associated factor RNA polymerase I subunit B isoform X3; translation: MIGSSRISSISKSSKTKKLEHGWQWMVCEGFQFILKHQAEALLDLGVCSYFKDDVLCKFWRMYLQKTRQAYTNNPVNTSKFKVRTQDSESDSAPESSVWSASETEEEGWTSGAGSATENSNDGLSVTSGSADASFYLTPRQRKSQRMMSMPKTLALCYLALLWAREAITLADLLRLVSEGCIPYVNAHEGFPEEMRLYGRDALIFRVESIPSHRALHKEAYTLAVFLDLPPFPPITQDCLLHPSLLTIRYLTEVNLPDELQDFVCRVIEQAGMEDEAFHSFRPMKSTCLLPLYDVQAAALVLVTMKLLFKLDDRREWDLANTASDMNKETPGENCFNVRKWYKIVESALTRARQRQEENIARKQWKSQKVLYTSKKNKAVVLKRRRVAEQLQMTFQKLSGLSTSPPPSSPSSFCFRWGDEDGAVDGPSLHQQNLGSLVVLRDGELQPSNSTYWHPSLRVCQDRGCKSHYEEVEATLPKMFVWLVQLFSFILNVQPSCVYEEVLKVERRFLPKVPN
- the LOC124468645 gene encoding grainyhead-like protein 1 homolog: MTQESAKKRGGLVVQSDPSYDGQPQGFIEEDNAWRAFLENPLTVASKAMMSVNGDEDSANALGLLYDYYKDKRTAGHPKVEVLLGDSESDKTNLSLPVQESPLAMTTLRNVPLSTVVQGISGSHRKKTQFLETDAMGSIPSYSGSPESTLQSYPSLSLHETQGSHSIMTYSRHLNHHQYSSRNQDPDSTYADSYKDNRIEVFPQSEELQLRMAPISPEHYSPYSTASSQHFEYMLEAPQSLRPKHGSTQMSYLNKGQFYPITLRDLGGGKVPPHQSTRARSVVMLVFGDEKFTEDQLKHWRYWHSRQHTAKQRCIDIADYKESFHTISNIEEIAFNAISFTWDTKGEGRIFVSVNCLSTDFSPQKGVRGLPLNLQIDTYVCGSNRDKPVHRAYSQIKVFCDKGAERKIRDEDRKQSRRKTKALDPTLASLHCALHGKPPQDFTMFKPMSDMKTEPVLFIPDVQYASSQRHTGLSEDTEESLGQKRLLYNTVEDFDYLQNKRTRRDEPEKVLLYVRKEAEEVFDALMLRTPTLAGLLEAVTEKYELPLEKMGKVYKRCKKGILVHMDDNIIKHYSNEDAFQIHMEEVGGQVLLTLTEI